A window of Fusarium verticillioides 7600 chromosome 10, whole genome shotgun sequence contains these coding sequences:
- a CDS encoding alanyl-tRNA synthetase, with protein MASAARTVLTFQRNSKLHSLQTLITAIRPFASLEAENRELFKQGTDEDYAVVTEETIFHPQGGGQPSDVGKITDEAGASFTVASARMDAVRDGQVLHFGRFESDKKFTEGHKVTQEIDVEKRLLYSRYHTAGHVLGSAVNHLLKDTVEGFEELKASHFPDSASCEFQGLIDGKYKEPIQKKVDEFLAAKMPVEIDWWDAEEFRKNGLEHLTPDASFLGPGETKFRVVRIVGAEVYPCGGTHVDTTDLCGETTVKKIARSKGKSKVSYLVK; from the coding sequence ATGGCATCAGCAGCACGAACTGTGCTGACTTTCCAGCGCAATTCAAAGCTCCATTCCTTACAAACACTGATCACGGCAATTCGACCATTTGCCAGTTTGGAAGCTGAGAATCGTGAGCTATTTAAGCAAGGCACCGATGAAGACTATGCAGTCGTCACAGAAGAGACAATCTTTCATCCGCAAGGAGGAGGTCAACCTTCAGATGTTGGGAAAATAACGGATGAGGCTGGGGCTTCATTTACTGTTGCATCTGCTCGTATGGATGCTGTTCGCGATGGCCAGGTTTTGCATTTTGGAAGATTCGAGTCAGACAAGAAGTTCACAGAGGGACACAAAGTCACGCAAGAAATCGACGTTGAGAAGCGTCTTCTCTACTCACGTTATCATACCGCCGGTCATGTCCTCGGCTCGGCAGtcaaccatctcctcaaagaCACAGTCGAGGGCTTCGAAGAGTTGAAAGCCTCTCACTTCCCTGACTCGGCATCATGCGAATTCCAAGGCCTCATCGACGGAAAGTACAAAGAGCCCATTCAAAAGAAAGTCGATGAATTTTTAGCGGCCAAGATGCCAGTTGAGATTGATTGGTGGGACGCTGAGGAGTTTCGCAAGAACGGCCTTGAACACCTCACGCCTGATGCGAGCTTTTTGGGACCTGGAGAGACAAAGTTTCGTGTTGTGAGGATTGTTGGAGCGGAGGTTTATCCATGCGGTGGAACGCATGTTGATACTACGGATCTGTGTGGTGAGACGACGGTTAAGAAGATTGCGAGGAGTAAGGGAAAGTCAAAGGTCAGCTATTTGGTAAAATGA
- a CDS encoding cutinase 3, protein MKFSIISTLLAATASALPAGQDAAALEARQLGGSITRNDLANGNSGSCPGVIFIYARGSTEAGNLGTLGPRVASKLEAKYGKNGVWIQGVGGAYRATLGDNALPRGTSSAAIREMLGHFNDANQKCPDAVLLAGGYSQGAALAAASVTDVDAGIREKIAGVVLFGYTKNLQNRGKIPSYPEDRTKVFCNTGDLVCTGSLIVAAPHLAYQSDASNGAPEFLIQKADAAGAA, encoded by the exons atgaagttctccatcatctctaCTCTTCTCGCCGCCACAGCCTCTGCTCTTCCCGCTGGTCAGGATGCCGCTGCCCTCGAGGCTCGCCAGCTAGGCGGCAGCATCACCCGCAACGACCTTGCCAACGGCAACAGCGGTTCATGCCCTGgcgtcatcttcatctacGCTCGCGGCTCCACTGAAGCCGGCAACCTT GGAACTCTCGGTCCCCGCGTTGCTTCAAAGCTCGAGGCCAAGTACGGCAAGAACGGTGTCTGGATCCAGGGCGTTGGCGGTGCTTACCGCGCTACTCTTGGCGACAACGCTCTTCCTCGTGGAACTTCTAGCGCTGCTATCCGTGAGATGCTGGGCCACTTCAACGACGCCAACCAGAAGTGTCCTGATGCTGTCCTCCTCGCCGGAGGTTACAGCCAGGGCGCTGCTCTCGCCGCTGCCAGTGTCACCGACGTCGATGCCGGTATTCGTGAGAAGATTGCTGGAGTTGTTCTCTTCGGATATACCAAGAACCTTCAGAACCGGGGAAAGATCCCCAGCTACCCTGAGGACCGCACCAAGGTCTTTTGCAACACTGGCGATCTCGTATGCACTGGTTCGCTCATCGTTGCTGCTCCTCACTTGGCCTACCAGAGCGATGCTTCCAACGGTGCTCCCGAGTTCCTGATCCAGaaggctgatgctgctgggGCCGCCTAA